The genomic stretch TTAGTGACTTTGAATCTACAATACCAACTATAGCTGGTAACCCAGGACAAGCAATTAGCGACAATTATAATTTTGTTTCTTACTCTGCTGGTTTAAATTATAAAATCAACAACGGTACTGCTGTTTTTGGTAGATATAGTAAAGGTGCTTCTGGTAGAGCTGCAGATAGAAATAATTACGGAACAGATGGTTTAGGAGATGTTCAATTTGATGAAATTTCTCAATTCGAAGTTGGTTTAAAAAAGAGATTAAACAACGGAGTTTTAAATGTTACTGGTTTTGTAAGTAATACAGACGAAGGTATTAGTAACGAATTAAACAGAACAGTTGGTAATCCATTTAAAGCATTAGGTTTAGAAGTTGAATCTGCATTAAGTTTTGGTAACTTCGGTATAAATGGTTCTGTTACTTATACAAAAGCAGAAATTGATGGTGGTGCAAATCAAGGAAACACACCAAGAAGACAAGCAGATTTTGTTTATAATCTAGCGCCAACATATTCTTTTGGTACCAGTAAGCAACACTTATTAGGAATTACAATTTTAGGCACATCAGAATCTTACGCTCAAGATGATAACGATTTAGTTATGCCAGGTTACGCATATATAAACGCTGTAGCAAAAGTAAGTTTAACTAAAGGATTATCTTTAAGTGTAAACGCTAACAATTTATTTGATACAATAGGTGTTACAGAAGTAGAAGGAAACGGTAACATTGCTGGTGGTTTAGCTGCAGCAAGAACAATTTCTGGTCGTTCTACAACAATGACATTACAATATAGTTTTTAAAGTTTGAGTTAATAGTAAGTTTGGTTATTAAGAAAAGGGCCAACGTACATTCTGTTGGTCCTCTTCTTATTTTAAAAAATCATTTAAAAATTATACCATAATGTTAAAAAAACCTAGCCTAAGTTTTTGGCAAATATTAAACATGAATGTTGGATTCTTCGGAATTCAGTATAGTTTTGGCTTACAACAAAGTGCAGTTACACCAATTTACGATTTTTTAGGTGCAAGTCCAGATCAAATTCCAATTTTACATCTTGCTGGTCCTGTAACAGGTTTATTAGTACAACCAATTATAGGAGCATTAAGTGATAAAACCTGGAGCCCGAGATTCGGACGAAGAAAACCTTATTTTTTAATTGGCGCAATTTTGTGTAGTCTAACATTATTTGCTTTCCCTTTTAGTAGTTCTCTTTGGATGGCAGCCGGCCTTTTATGGATTTTAGATGCTGGTAACAACACCGCAATGGAACCTTATCGAGCACTAATCGCCGATAAATTAAACACAGAACAACAACCTTTAGGCTTTCAAATGCAAAGCTTTTTTACAGGTTTAGGACAAGTTTTGGCCAATTTATCTCTATTTATTTTTCCATTAATATTTATAGGAACAACTGGCGCATTACCAACCTGGGTTTACGCTTCATTTTTCTTAGGTGCTGTTTGCTCTATAGCAACTATTCTTTGGAGTATTAAAAAAACTAAAGAAATTCCGCCAACAGAAGAAGAGCTACAAAAACTAAGAGAAAAGAAAAGTATTTTAGAACCGCTAATAGAAATATTTTCTGCAATAAAGCACATGCCAAAAGTTATGTGGCAGTTAGCATTGGTTTATTTATTTCAATGGTATGCTTTATTTTGTTATTGGCAAAATTCTTCTAAAAGTGTTGCCCTTTCTGTTTGGAATGCGACTCCAGAAAACAAAGAAGCCTACAGCGAAGCTGTAAGCTGGACAGGTTTAGTTAATAGTTGGTACAACGTTGTTACATTTTTAGTAGCATTTGCATTGGTTGGTTTTGCTAAAAAATTCAGTCCTAAAAAAGTACACGCTTTCTGTTTAATAATTGCAGCAATTGGTTTCTTAGCATTCCCGCATATCGAAAATAAAAATTTATTATTCTTTGCAATAACAGGCTTTGGTATTGGTTGGGCAAGCATGATGGGTATTCCTTATTTAATGGTAGTTGCAGATATTCCTAAAGAAAGGTATGGCGTTTACATGGGCATTATAAACATGATGATTGTAATTCCAATGATAATTCAAACATTATCGTTTGGTTATATCTTAAAAAACTTTTTAAATAACGATCCTCGAAATGCAATAACCTTTGCAGGCGTTTTACTAATTATCAGTGCAATTTTTACGCTTTTTATTAAAAGTAAAAGCAATTTAAAAAAATAAAATTTTGAACAATAATAGAAATATAGACATTTTATGTGTTGGTGAAGTACTAGTAGATTTTATTGGTCATCAAACAGGTGTTTTAATTAACAATACAAGAGACTACCATAGATATCTTGGTGGTTCGCCTACAAATGTAGCAATGAATGCAGCAAGATTAGGGCTTAAACCAGTAATGGTTTCTACCGTTGGTAACGACGGTTTTGGCGAATACATTTTTAAAAGATTAAAAGAAGTTGGTGTTAATATAGAAAATATAAAGGTTTTAGAAAACAAACCTACAAGTGTAATATTTGTTTCAAAATCTGAAGGAACGCCAGATTTTATACCTTTTAGAGATGCCGACAGATATATTACTAAAGATCAAATATCCAAAGAAACATTATCAGATTCAAAAATATTTCATACTACTTGTTTTGCTTTAAGTAAAGAACCTGCACAAAGTACAATTCTAAAAAAAGCAGAAGAAGCATATAAATTAGGTTGTAAATTAAGCATCGATTTAAATTACGCAAAGAAACTTTGGGAAAGTAGAGATCAAGCTTTTAAAGTGATTGAAGCTTACTGTAAATTAAATCCGTTAATAAAAATTAGCGAAGATGATATGCTACGACTTTTTGAAAAAGAACTTCCTCATGATCAAATATTTAAGTTTTTTCATGATTTAAATGTAGATACAGTTTGTTTAACTTTAGGTCAAGACGGTGTAAAATTATCTCAAAAAAACAAAAAAGTAATTGCTTTACCTGCCATTAAAGTTGACAAAGTAATGGATACAACGGGTGCAGGAGATGCTTTTTGGTCGGGCTTTTTATTTGCTTACATAAAAGAAAAACCAATAGAAGAGTGTTTAAAAGTAGCATTACAACTTGCGGCATTAAAATTACAAAACGTAGGTAGATTACCAGACAACATTAATATTTTATCTAAACTTTTAGAATAATAAACAAATGAAGCTAGAAGAAAATAAAACTTTTAACGGAGTTATGTTAAACGCATACCCGGATAGTATTGGAGAGAAATTAGCAGACACTATTAATATGCTTAAAATGCCAGAGTTTAAAGATGTTTTCTCTTTATTCTACATTTTACCCACATTTTTTAATAGCGATTTAGATAGAGGTTTCTCTATAATCGATTACAATTTAAACACTAATTTGGTTTCTAAAGATGATTTAAAAGCTTTAGAAGAACTAAACATAATGCTAAAATTCGATATCGTTTTAAATCATTTATCTGTAGCTTCACCTCAATTTAAAGATTTATTAAAAAACGGAGAAAAATCTAAATACAAAGACTTTTTTATCAATTGGAATTCTTTTTGGGAAGGTAACGGAACAAAAAATGAAGATGATATAATAATTCCTAAAAAAGAATTTTTAGATAAATTGTTCATGAGAAAATCTGGACTTCCAATATTAAAGGTTCCTTTTCCAGACGGCACTAAAAAACCTTATTGGAACACTTTTTATCAAGACATAACATATCATAAAATTTCTTCTGAAGAAATATGTAAAATCACTAGTTTACCCTTAAACAAGGCTGCAATAATTTCAGAAAAAATAAACACAGCATTAGAAGCTAATCAAGATTTATCAACTATTAATTTTGATGATTTTAATGAGTTTAAAAATGATGTTTTAAACTTTGTTAATCAAAAAGCAACCTATTTAGGTCAAATGGATGTGAATGCAAAATCTGAACTTGTTTGGCAGTTTTACGAAGAAACTTTAGCCAAAGTTAAAAGTTTTGGTTGTAAAATTTTAAGATTAGATGCTTTTGCTTATTTACACAAAGAAATAGGACAAACAAATTTTTTTAACAAACCTGGCACTTGGACATATTTAGACAGAATTAATGAAATTGCTAAAAAAAACGACCTTATTTTATTACCAGAAATTCATGCAGAATATGGTTTAAATTTACATGATGAAGTTGCAAAAGAATCCTACCAAATTTATGATTTTTTCTTACCTGGTTTAATGATTCACACCCTAGAAAAAGCAAACAACAAAGCGCTTTTAACTTGGATAGACGAAATTATAACTAAAAATTATAAAACCGTTAACATGTTAGGTTGTCATGACGGTATACCTGTTTTAGATTTAAAAGGAAAAGAAGTTAACGGTAATTACAATAAAGGTTTACTAAAAGACGCCGAAATCGAAACTATAATGAATACAATTATGGACAGAGGCGGAAGAGTGAAAAATTTATATGATCCGTCAGGAAAAAAAATATCTTACTACCAAATAAATGCAACATTCTTTAGCGCTCTAGGCGAAAGTGAAGAAAAATTATTATTAGCTCGAGCAATTCAATTATTTATGCCTGGTATTCCTCAGGTCTGGTATTTAGATATTTTTGCTGGTAAAAATAATTATGCTGCAGCAGATAAAGGCGGAAGCGGTGGTCATAAAGAAATAAACAGAACAACGCTTTCAAATAAAGACATCGAAGAAGGCTTAAAAAAATATATTGTTAAAAACCAACTTAAACTTATGCGTTTAAGAAATACTTCTAGCGCTTTTTTAGGTAAAATATCTTGTAGTGCTTCCAAAGAAAATGAATTAGAAATTACATGGACAAACAAGAATGAGTTTGCAAGATTATCTGCAAATTTAAGTTCTTTAAATTTTTCTATAAATTATTCAGAAAACAATAAGATTACAGAACTGGTTTTTTAAACAACTCTAGAATCGATTATTCTTTGTTATTTAATATGGTCTTTCATTGAAAACCCTATCTTTGTATGCTTAAACAAGCAAACAAATATTATATGAGTGATTCTAGAAAAAGACACGAAGCCTTAGTATATCATGCAAAACCAAAACCAGGAAAAATTGCGGTTGTTCCTACAAAAAAATACGCAACACAGCACGATTTAGCTTTAGCGTATTCTCCTGGTGTAGCAGAACCTTGTTTAGAAATTGCAAAAGATAAAAATAACGTTTATAAATATACTGCAAAAGGAAACTTAGTAGCTGTAATATCTAATGGTACAGCAGTTTTAGGTTTGGGTGATATTGGCCCAGACGCCTCTAAACCTGTAATGGAAGGTAAAGGATTACTTTTTAAAATTTTTGCAGATATTGATGTTTTTGATATTGAAGTAGACGCTACAGACGTAGATCAATTTATACAAACGGTTAAGGCAATTGCTCCTACTTTTGGAGGAATTAATTTGGAAGATATTAAAGCTCCAGAAGCTTTTGAAATCGAGAGAAGGTTAAAAGAAGAGTTAGACATTCCGGTAATGCATGATGACCAACATGGTACTGCAATAATTTCTGCAGCTGCTTTAAAAAATGCCATCGATATTACAGAAAAAGACATTAGTAAAGTTAAAATTGTAGTAAATGGTGCCGGTGCCGCTGCAATTTCTTGTACTCGTTTATACTTAAAATTAGGTGTAAAAAGAGAAAATGTTGTAATGTGCGACAGTAAAGGGGTTATTAGAAAAGATAGAGGTAACTTAACTTCTCAAAAAGAAGAATTTGCAACCGACAGAGACCTTAATACTTTAGAAGAAGCAATGCAAGATTCTGATGTATTTATTGGTTTATCAAAAGGGAATATCGTTTCGCCAGAAATGCTTTTATCAATGGCAAAAAACCCAATTGTGTTTGCAATGGCAAACCCTGTTCCAGAAATAGAATATGATGTTGCCATAGCCACAAGAAAAGATATAATTATGGCAACGGGTAGATCAGACCATCCTAATCAAGTTAACAATGTACTTGGTTTTCCTTTTATTTTTAGAGGAGCTTTAGATGTAAGAGCTACAAAAATTAACGAAGAAATGAAGCTTGCCGCAGTGCATGCATTAGCAGACTTGGCAAAAAAATCTGTACCAGAACAGGTAAATATTGTGTATGATGAAGTAAGCTTAACTTATGGGAAAGAATACATCATTCCAAAACCTTTTGATCCAAGATTAATTTATGAAATTCCACCAGCAATTGCAAAAGCAGCAATGGATTCTGGAGTTGCTCTAGAACCAATTTCAGATTGGGATCGATACAGAGAAGAATTAATGGAACGTTCGGGTTCTGGAAGTAAAGAAATTAGACTTTTGCATAACAGAGCAAAAAGCAACCCTAAGCGTGTAGTTTTTGCAGAGGCAGATCATTTAGATGTTTTAAAAGCAGCACAAAGAGTTCACGAAGAAAAATTAGGAAAAGTAATTTTATTAGGACGAAAAGAAGTAATTCTAGAACTGAAAGAAGAAATCGGTTTTACTGCAGATGTGCAAATTATAGATCCTAAAACAGACGAAGAAAAAGAAAGAAGAATCCGTTTTGGAGAAGCTTACTGGAAAACACGTCAAAGAAAAGGTAGAACTTTTTCTGAAGCTAAAAAATTAATGCGAGAACGTAATTATTTTGCAGCAATGATGGTAAATGAAGGTGAAGCAGATGCTTTAATTACCGGATATTCTAGACCTTACCCAACGGTTGTAAAACCAATGTTAGAGTTAATAGAAAGAGACAAGGATGTTACTAAAATTGCAGCTTGTAATTTAATGTTAACAAAACAAGGACCTTTGTTTTTAGCAGATACAACCATTAACCAAAATCCTTCGGCTAAAGAATTGGCTAAAATTGCTCAAATGACAGGTAAGTTTGTAAACATGTTTGGTATGAAACCAAACATTGCTATGTTATCTTACTCTAACTTTGGATCTTCAACTTCAGAAACTTCTAAAAAAATTAGAGAAGCGGTATCTTATGTGCATCGTCACTTTCCAGAAACGGTTATCGACGGAGAAGTACAAGCAGATTTTGCTTTAAACTCTGAAATGCTTGCTAAAGAATTTCCGTTTTCTAAATTAAATGGTAAAAAAGTAAATGTTTTAATTTTTCCTAACTTAGAATCTGCAAATATTACTTACAAATTATTAAAACAAGTAGAAGGCGCAGAATCTATTGGACCCGTAATTTTAGGTTTTAACAAACCAGTACATATTTTACAATTAGGTTCTAGTGTAGATGAGATGGTAAATATGGCAGCATTAGCTGTTGTAGATGCGCAACAAAAAGAAAAAAGAAACAACAAATAAAAAGTAGTATTTTAGAAGCCTGAAAAAGATAATTTTATGATTACACAAGTTAGAGGAAGACTCGTAGAAAAAAGCCCAACCGAAGTTGTAGTAGATTGTAACGGTGTTGGTTATTTACTTCATATTTCTCTAAATACATTTTCTGCATTGCCTGCAGATGAAAATATAGTTCTGTATACGCATCTTTCTATAAGGGAAGATGCGCATACACTTTTTGGATTTATCAATAAAACAGAAAGAGCCGTATTTAAATTCTTAATTTCTGTATCTGGCGTAGGCCCAAGCATTGCTAGAACAATGTTGTCTTCTATGACTTCGGAAGAAATACAACAAGCAATAGCATCAGAAAACGTAAAATTAATACAATCTGTAAAAGGTATTGGGGCAAAAACAGCCCAAAGAGTTATTGTAGATTTAAAAGATAAAATCTTAAAGACTTTCGATATCGACGAAGTTTCTGTAACAGTAAGCAATACAAACAAAGAAGAAGCGTTATCTGCTTTAGAAGTTTTAGGCTTTCAAAGAAAACAATCAGACAAAATAATAACAGCAATTTTAAAAGAACATACAGATGCTTCTGTAGAAAAAATTATAAAATTAGCCTTAAAAAGTTTATAATCAATTGGGTACAATTTTTAAAAATACGTTTTTATTAA from Polaribacter marinaquae encodes the following:
- a CDS encoding MFS transporter, coding for MLKKPSLSFWQILNMNVGFFGIQYSFGLQQSAVTPIYDFLGASPDQIPILHLAGPVTGLLVQPIIGALSDKTWSPRFGRRKPYFLIGAILCSLTLFAFPFSSSLWMAAGLLWILDAGNNTAMEPYRALIADKLNTEQQPLGFQMQSFFTGLGQVLANLSLFIFPLIFIGTTGALPTWVYASFFLGAVCSIATILWSIKKTKEIPPTEEELQKLREKKSILEPLIEIFSAIKHMPKVMWQLALVYLFQWYALFCYWQNSSKSVALSVWNATPENKEAYSEAVSWTGLVNSWYNVVTFLVAFALVGFAKKFSPKKVHAFCLIIAAIGFLAFPHIENKNLLFFAITGFGIGWASMMGIPYLMVVADIPKERYGVYMGIINMMIVIPMIIQTLSFGYILKNFLNNDPRNAITFAGVLLIISAIFTLFIKSKSNLKK
- a CDS encoding carbohydrate kinase family protein → MLNNNRNIDILCVGEVLVDFIGHQTGVLINNTRDYHRYLGGSPTNVAMNAARLGLKPVMVSTVGNDGFGEYIFKRLKEVGVNIENIKVLENKPTSVIFVSKSEGTPDFIPFRDADRYITKDQISKETLSDSKIFHTTCFALSKEPAQSTILKKAEEAYKLGCKLSIDLNYAKKLWESRDQAFKVIEAYCKLNPLIKISEDDMLRLFEKELPHDQIFKFFHDLNVDTVCLTLGQDGVKLSQKNKKVIALPAIKVDKVMDTTGAGDAFWSGFLFAYIKEKPIEECLKVALQLAALKLQNVGRLPDNINILSKLLE
- a CDS encoding glycosidase, whose amino-acid sequence is MKLEENKTFNGVMLNAYPDSIGEKLADTINMLKMPEFKDVFSLFYILPTFFNSDLDRGFSIIDYNLNTNLVSKDDLKALEELNIMLKFDIVLNHLSVASPQFKDLLKNGEKSKYKDFFINWNSFWEGNGTKNEDDIIIPKKEFLDKLFMRKSGLPILKVPFPDGTKKPYWNTFYQDITYHKISSEEICKITSLPLNKAAIISEKINTALEANQDLSTINFDDFNEFKNDVLNFVNQKATYLGQMDVNAKSELVWQFYEETLAKVKSFGCKILRLDAFAYLHKEIGQTNFFNKPGTWTYLDRINEIAKKNDLILLPEIHAEYGLNLHDEVAKESYQIYDFFLPGLMIHTLEKANNKALLTWIDEIITKNYKTVNMLGCHDGIPVLDLKGKEVNGNYNKGLLKDAEIETIMNTIMDRGGRVKNLYDPSGKKISYYQINATFFSALGESEEKLLLARAIQLFMPGIPQVWYLDIFAGKNNYAAADKGGSGGHKEINRTTLSNKDIEEGLKKYIVKNQLKLMRLRNTSSAFLGKISCSASKENELEITWTNKNEFARLSANLSSLNFSINYSENNKITELVF
- a CDS encoding NADP-dependent malic enzyme — encoded protein: MSDSRKRHEALVYHAKPKPGKIAVVPTKKYATQHDLALAYSPGVAEPCLEIAKDKNNVYKYTAKGNLVAVISNGTAVLGLGDIGPDASKPVMEGKGLLFKIFADIDVFDIEVDATDVDQFIQTVKAIAPTFGGINLEDIKAPEAFEIERRLKEELDIPVMHDDQHGTAIISAAALKNAIDITEKDISKVKIVVNGAGAAAISCTRLYLKLGVKRENVVMCDSKGVIRKDRGNLTSQKEEFATDRDLNTLEEAMQDSDVFIGLSKGNIVSPEMLLSMAKNPIVFAMANPVPEIEYDVAIATRKDIIMATGRSDHPNQVNNVLGFPFIFRGALDVRATKINEEMKLAAVHALADLAKKSVPEQVNIVYDEVSLTYGKEYIIPKPFDPRLIYEIPPAIAKAAMDSGVALEPISDWDRYREELMERSGSGSKEIRLLHNRAKSNPKRVVFAEADHLDVLKAAQRVHEEKLGKVILLGRKEVILELKEEIGFTADVQIIDPKTDEEKERRIRFGEAYWKTRQRKGRTFSEAKKLMRERNYFAAMMVNEGEADALITGYSRPYPTVVKPMLELIERDKDVTKIAACNLMLTKQGPLFLADTTINQNPSAKELAKIAQMTGKFVNMFGMKPNIAMLSYSNFGSSTSETSKKIREAVSYVHRHFPETVIDGEVQADFALNSEMLAKEFPFSKLNGKKVNVLIFPNLESANITYKLLKQVEGAESIGPVILGFNKPVHILQLGSSVDEMVNMAALAVVDAQQKEKRNNK
- the ruvA gene encoding Holliday junction branch migration protein RuvA gives rise to the protein MITQVRGRLVEKSPTEVVVDCNGVGYLLHISLNTFSALPADENIVLYTHLSIREDAHTLFGFINKTERAVFKFLISVSGVGPSIARTMLSSMTSEEIQQAIASENVKLIQSVKGIGAKTAQRVIVDLKDKILKTFDIDEVSVTVSNTNKEEALSALEVLGFQRKQSDKIITAILKEHTDASVEKIIKLALKSL